The genomic segment ATTATAAGCTCATTTTATTTTTGCATAAATAAATTTTGACATTTTTCAGAATTAAGAAAATGTTTTACAAGCCTATTTTTATTTGATTAAAATTCATCTTGTTTAATAAAGGTAATAAATAAATTTATGCTTTTATTTAAATAAACACTTTTAAATGCTCAATCTTGAGCAAAAAAAATGGTTTGCATCCATCCGTCAAGATAATAATGCAAACCACGTCGTTCAACTGCTCAATAATGAGCAATTAAGCAAGGGTATTTTAAATGAATAAAATATTTAAAGTCAAACGTAATGCGTTTGGGCAGAGTGTTGTTTGCTCTGAAATTACAAAGTCACGCACTAAAGGTCATATAGTTGCTTCTGCTTTAGCGGTTGCTGTGGCTGGGGTGATAGTAAGTGGTGGGGCGTATGCCTTGACTGCTTTAGAAGGTGCGAAAGATACTGGTGCTGGGGTTTTGGCAGTTGGTGAAAATGCGGATGCTGTTGCTGAAGATGCGATTGCTATTGGTGATAACGCTCAAGCAATAGGAGGGCGAACTATATTATGGGACGGAAATACTCGTTTTATTAGTGGTTCTATTGCTATTGGAGCGAAAGCGATTGCAAAGCAATCATTTTCTATTGCGCTAGGTAGCAATAGCATTAACGATTCAGCAAGTAGTATCGCTTTCGGCTTGAATAGTTATGTTAAAGGTAGGGATGATAGTACAGGCAGATGGGGTAACAATATTGCAATTGGAACGAACTCTCAAATCGCTGGTTTATCCACAGTAATCGGACGAGATTTTGGTAATATCGATCTAAATAGATACTCTGAAAACTCTACTGCAATCGGATATAGTTCTAAAGTAATGGGGGTCTGAACGCATTAGCTATCGGTGCCTATTCAACTGCTCAGGGGCATGGAGCGGCTGCTTTAGGACCTAATAGCAGTGCAAAAGGTAATTCTGCTGCTATCGGTTATATGTCACAAACTGACAGTCGAACACTTTTAAATCAAGGTTATCTTTCCCCTGTTGCTGATGGAACACCTTCTCATGACATTAATGGTCAACCTAACCCTGATTATTCAAATACATGGGTACCTAATCTTGGAGAAGTAAGTATCGGTAAAACTGACGATAACAATCCAAATTATCAATGGACTCGCCGTGTGACAAACCTTGCAGCAGGTTATGATGATACAGATGCCGTGAATGTGGCTCAATTAAAAGCGGTAGAAGCTAAAATTGGTGACAGTATTAATTACCTAAGCATCAATAAAACTGCCGATGATGATTCATCACTTCCTGAATTAGATAATTTTAATAATGATGGTGCTACTGGTGATTATGCTGTAGCAATTGGTGCTAAGAGTAGCGCAACTGGTCATGGTGCGGTTGCTATTGGCTCTGTAGCTAAGACTATAAACAGAACTCAAACTGTCGCTAGCGGAGAGTTTTCTTATGCTGCTCAAGGTGGTTTAGCTTCAAATACAAATAGTATTGCAATAGGACATGACACTCAGGCGGCTGGCATAGATTCACTAGCACTTCAAGGCGGTAAAGCTCGTGGCACTGCATCGGTTGCAATTGGTGAAGGTACTACTTCTGATGCGGCTAATGGAGTAACCATTGGTCAATTTACAAAAAATAGTGGAGAGAAATCTGTCGCATTAGGGTATGGTTCTTATGCAAAAGGTAATAATAGTTTTACTTTTGGTGGAGGTAACTATGCTAATGATTCAATTCTATTAAAAGGTACAATCCAAGAGGGGGCGCACAAAGCAATCGTTCTTGGTGGTTCAGCAGGTTTAAATGCTGAACGTTCAGTTGCCATCGGAAGTGATTCTGTTGTTTTCCATTCAGATGGCATTGCTCTAGGTGCATATTCCGAAGCTAAAACCGATGCTGGTGTTCAAGGTTATCTTTCAAACGGTGCAACAAATGCCACTTGGCAATCTACAAATGCAGCCATGTCTATAGGTAATGGAAGTCGTGTAACTCGTCAAATTACAAGTCTAGCCGCAGGTACGGAAGATACTGATGCGGTTAATGTAGCACAACTTAAAGTGGTTAAAGCCTTAGCTGATACCAAAGTAGATAAAGATTATGTTGATTCAGCTCTCAAAGACCTTATTGATTCAACCTTGCTTGTCATTGATGACATTTCTTCAACCGTAAACAACATTTCATCTACTGTAGAAAAAGGATTCAATATAACAACATCGGATGGTACAACAACAAATCATCAGTTAGGTGAAACTATCACTGTTGATGGAGGTAAAAATATCGCCACCACGACAGATGATAAAGGTGCTGTTCATGTTGCCATGAAAGATGATATTGAAGTGAAATCTGTTTCAGTAGAAGGCTCAACCATTGTCATTACTCAAGATGGAATTAATGCAGGTGATAAAAAGGTGAGCCATGTGGCAGATGGTGCGGTTTCCATTGACAGTAAAGAAGCGGTAAATGGCTCACAATTATTTGCAGTCAAAAATACTGTGGATAAAGCCCGTCAAACAGCACAACTTGCAGAGGTTAAAGCAAGTGATGCGCAATCGATAGCAAAAACGGCACAAACCGAAGCAAAAGTAGCGAAATCTACATCAGATAAAGCAATTGCGGCGGTAGAAAAACTCAATGATACCGCAGTTAAATATGATGACAGCAGTAAAGATAAAGTGACTTTATCAGGCTCTCAAGGTACAACCATTGCGAATGTTAAAGATGGTGCGATAAATGCAACAAGTCAAGATGCAGTTAATGGTCGTCAATTACATGCAACCAATACGCAAGTGATGAAAAATACGCAAAGCATCAATCAGCTTAATGGGCGTGTAAATCAATTAGATGGAAAAATCAATAAGGTGAACAAGGAAGCAAGAGCAGGAATTGCTGGAGCAGCAGCTATTGCAGGACTTCCTCAAGTTCGTGGTAATGGCAAATCTATGTTGGCAGCTGCTGTAGGTAACTATAAAGGCCAAAATGCGATAGCTCTTGGTTATACTCGTTCAAGTGATAACGGCAAGCTTTTGTTGAAATTAGGTGGTAGCGCAAATACACAGGGCGATATTGTAAGTTCTGTGGGCATTGGCTATGAATGGTAATTTAGTTGATTAATTGCCAAGGAAAATTTTTCCTTGGCATACATTAAAAGGTTTACACAATGAAAACATCTTTAAAATTAACCGCACTTGCAACATTAGCGACATTATTAACCGCTTGTGGCAATCTTTCAAACGTATCGGATAAGGGAACAACCGATAACCCCATCTTTCCGACATTGGAGCAAACGAAGTTTAATCACGATGGCACACAAGTAGGCTCTTGGGTCAATTGGGATAACGTTCGCCAAATCGAGCGTGGTATGAACAAAGACCAGCTATATAACCTAATCGGTCGTCCGCACTTCTCTGAAGGGTTATATGGCGTTCGTGAATGGGATTATGCCTTTAACTATCGTGAGAATGGTGTGCATAAAATTTGCCAGTACAAAATCTTGTTTGACAAGAATATGAATGCACAAACATTCTTATGGTATCCAAATGGCTGTCATAGCGACCATACCTTCAATATCAACTCGGATTTCTTATTCGATTTTGATAAGGATAGCTTAACCGCAGAAGGTGTCCGCACCGTAAATGCTTTAGCTGATAAGCTCAAATCACTGCCTGTTAAGTCGATTGTTGTTGAAGGCCATACCGACCGTATGGGAACCGTTGAATATAATTTAGATTTATCACAACGCCGTGCCAATACCGTAAAAGCCGAATTACAACGTTTAGGGGTAATGACTGAACTCAATGCCGTAGGCTACGGTAAGGCAAACCAAGTAAAACATTGTGATGGCAATGACCAAGTCGCCAAAGATTGTTTACGCCCTAACCGCCGTGTTATGGTGAAAGCTCAAGGTGTAGAAATGAACGCAAGTGAGAAAGTGGCAGGACAAATTGGACCTGCTCCATTGTATGACGATAAATATCCGTACAGTCCACATATTACGGGTAATCCTTATCCCACCATTCCAGCACAGAATTTGCAGTAATCACTGCATATCGACTTCTTAATATGAGTTGATATTTTGAAGAAAATGTTCCTTTTATAAGCAACTCAGCAATGGGTTGCTTTATTTTTTATTTAATATTTAAAATAAAGTTATTTAATTGAAGTGTTTTAAATTAATTGAATATTTGATAATGAATTATAAATAGCATAAAATTAACAATATAAATTTCGTCATCTTGAGTACAAATATGAAAGTAG from the [Actinobacillus] rossii genome contains:
- a CDS encoding autotransporter adhesin, which codes for MNKIFKVKRNAFGQSVVCSEITKSRTKGHIVASALAVAVAGVIVSGGAYALTALEGAKDTGAGVLAVGENADAVAEDAIAIGDNAQAIGGRTILWDGNTRFISGSIAIGAKAIAKQSFSIALGSNSINDSASSIAFGLNSYVKGRDDSTGRWGNNIAIGTNSQIAGLSTVIGRDFGNIDLNRYSENSTAIGYSSKVMGV
- the plpD gene encoding lipoprotein — translated: MKTSLKLTALATLATLLTACGNLSNVSDKGTTDNPIFPTLEQTKFNHDGTQVGSWVNWDNVRQIERGMNKDQLYNLIGRPHFSEGLYGVREWDYAFNYRENGVHKICQYKILFDKNMNAQTFLWYPNGCHSDHTFNINSDFLFDFDKDSLTAEGVRTVNALADKLKSLPVKSIVVEGHTDRMGTVEYNLDLSQRRANTVKAELQRLGVMTELNAVGYGKANQVKHCDGNDQVAKDCLRPNRRVMVKAQGVEMNASEKVAGQIGPAPLYDDKYPYSPHITGNPYPTIPAQNLQ
- the yadA_2 gene encoding YadA domain-containing protein, with the protein product MSQTDSRTLLNQGYLSPVADGTPSHDINGQPNPDYSNTWVPNLGEVSIGKTDDNNPNYQWTRRVTNLAAGYDDTDAVNVAQLKAVEAKIGDSINYLSINKTADDDSSLPELDNFNNDGATGDYAVAIGAKSSATGHGAVAIGSVAKTINRTQTVASGEFSYAAQGGLASNTNSIAIGHDTQAAGIDSLALQGGKARGTASVAIGEGTTSDAANGVTIGQFTKNSGEKSVALGYGSYAKGNNSFTFGGGNYANDSILLKGTIQEGAHKAIVLGGSAGLNAERSVAIGSDSVVFHSDGIALGAYSEAKTDAGVQGYLSNGATNATWQSTNAAMSIGNGSRVTRQITSLAAGTEDTDAVNVAQLKVVKALADTKVDKDYVDSALKDLIDSTLLVIDDISSTVNNISSTVEKGFNITTSDGTTTNHQLGETITVDGGKNIATTTDDKGAVHVAMKDDIEVKSVSVEGSTIVITQDGINAGDKKVSHVADGAVSIDSKEAVNGSQLFAVKNTVDKARQTAQLAEVKASDAQSIAKTAQTEAKVAKSTSDKAIAAVEKLNDTAVKYDDSSKDKVTLSGSQGTTIANVKDGAINATSQDAVNGRQLHATNTQVMKNTQSINQLNGRVNQLDGKINKVNKEARAGIAGAAAIAGLPQVRGNGKSMLAAAVGNYKGQNAIALGYTRSSDNGKLLLKLGGSANTQGDIVSSVGIGYEW